The Candidatus Equadaptatus faecalis genomic sequence AAACGCATACTGCGTAATTAACGTTTTGAGAACTGTTTGTTGGCTCTTGCTTTCGGCTGTCCGACTTTTTTGCGTTCGACCATTCTCGGGTCGCGTCTGAGCAGACCGGCTTTTTTAAGAACCGGACGAAGTTCCGGATTAAATTTTATGATAGCTCTTGCAAGACCAAGCGAAACCGCGCCTGACTGTCCTGTAAGACCGCCGCCGTGCACGTTGACAAATACGTCTATTTTGCCTTCGAGACCTGCAACGGCAAGCGCTTCCTTAGCTTTTGACGCCCAAATCGGACGCGGGAAATAATTTTCTACTTCGCGGTTGTTGATAAGAAACGCACCTGCGCCTTCACGAATGCGAACGCGTGCAATGCCGTTCTTTCTTCTGCCTGTGCCCCAGATAAAGGCCGGAGCCGCCGTTTTCTTTGCTGCCATAACCTTATCCCCCTGTCCTACTTAAGCTCTTCAGGCTGCTGTGCCGTATGCGGATGCTCAGGGCCTGAGTAGACTTTGAGTTTGCGATACATGTCACGACCGAGTTTCGTTTTCGGAAGCATGCCTTTAATAACTCTCTCGATAAGGTGCTCAGGTTTGCGTTCAAGCACTTCTTTGTAGGTCTCTGAACGGAGTCCGCCCATGTAACCCGTATGGTGTTTGAATGTTTCCTGATCAAGCTTTTTGCCGGTAAGACCGATTTTTTCGGCGTTTACGATTACCACGAAGTCGCCCGTGTCAACGTGAGGCGTGTAGGTCGGTTTGTCTTTGCCCATAAGTATGCGGGCTGCCTGTACTGCAAGACGGCCGAGGTGTTTGTCTGTTGCATCTATAACGTACCATTTGCGTTTAACTTCTTCACCTTTGGCCATGTAAGAACGTGTTCCCAACATGTTGTTTCCTCCTAAATGAAGCTGCTTTTTTCTGTTTTATTTCCAAATCTTCTTTCTCCTTCCTTTACATGGCGATTGCGAAGGTTCGCCACCGGGAAGGCGCCTGCCGTTAACGTGGGAAAAACGGCTGACGGAAGGAAGTTTTTTGGCTTTTTATCTGCTAACGGATAATCAGCTGGAGTATCGAAAGAACCATGAATGCCGCAATGAGTCCGGCTGTTGCTTTGTGAAGCCCGCTCATGCGCTGCCATGTTCCGTTGCCGCTCATATCAGCCTGCGTACCGCTGCCGAACGCGCCTGTAAAACCGCCGCTTTTTCTGTGCTGCATAAGCACGACCGCAATAAGAGCTATGCAAACTATGACGTGAATCACTGTCAATACTGCTTTCATACGTAGCACCTCCAAGAATGCAAACCGCCCGGACTGCCTCCAAGCGATAATACTCCAAGTTACATACAAGGGAATATTATACACTTTTTTGTGCATCGCGCAAGAACTTTTTTTATTTATTTTCCTGCTCTGAAAATCTGGACACCGCTTCTGGTTTCAGTACGGTTAAACCGCATAAAAAGCTGTCTGAGTGCCGCAAGTGCCTTTGCCCTGTGAGATATTTTTTCCTTTACCCCAGCGCCGAGTTCGGCAAAACTTTTATCATAGCCGTCCGGAATAAAAACAGGGTCATAACCGAAGCCGGAATCCCCCCGCGGTTCCTCTGCGATTTTTCCGCCGCAGTAGCCCGTAACCGACAAAGGCTGTGCGCTGCCCGTAAAGACCACCGTCAGACACGCCACAAAACGCGCGTTTCTGTTTTCTCTGCCCTTAAGTTCGCCAAGCAGCCAGTCTGTCCTGTCAGCGTCGCTGCCTGAAACTATTCTTGCGGAATTTATTCCCGGCAGTCCGTCCAGCGCTTCAACTTCAAGTCCGCTGTCATCGGCAAGTGCGGCCATTCCTGTCGCCTCTGCCCAGGCTTTTGCCTTGAGCAGCGAATTTTCGGCATAGGTTGAACCCGTTTCCTCAACGTCAAGCTCTGGAATAAGCTCTTTCCCGAACACAAGCTCAATACCGGCAGGCGCCAGAGCTTCTTTCATTTCTTTGTATTTGTTTGCGTTTCCGCTGGCAAGCACTACTTTCATGCAAACAGTTTCTCCTCGTATTCCGTCAGTTCAAGCGCTTCACGCTGGAGTCTCTGAAGCTCGGACACTCCCTTGCCCGCAAGTTCCGTGAGCCGGTGCAGTTCGTCCGGGGAGAACACCCTTCCTTCGCCCGTGCCCTGAATTTCTACAAAATCACCGTGACCCGTGATGACAAAATTTGAATCCACTTCTGCCGAAGAGTCCTCCGCATAGCAGAGGTCAAGCATCGGGACACCGAGCACCATACCGCAGCTTACGGCGGCAATCTGCTCTTTAAGCGGTATTTTTACAAGTTTTTTTTCTCTTTCCATTGTGCGAAGCGCGTCAAAAAGCGCTACAAAACCGCCGGTTACCGATGCGGTGCGCGTACCGCCGTCAGCCTGCAGGACGTCGCAGTCTATCGTTATCGTGTATTCGCCAAGCTCGTCAAGCTTGACAGCCGCACGGAGAGAGCGCCCTATAAGCCTCTGAATTTCCGTACCGCGGGAATTCGGCCTGCCCTTGCTGATTTCACGGCTGTTTCTTTCCTTTGTGGCGCGCGGAAGCATTGAATATTCCGCTGTCACCCAGCCCTGTCCCATACCGCGGAGAAAAGGAGGCACCTTTTCTTCCACCGAAGCCGTACAAAGCACTCTTGTATTCCCGCACTCTATGAGACAGGACCCTTCCGCGTACATATTGCAGTTTCTTTCAAGCTTTACTCTGCGCAGTTCGTCCGCCGCGCGTCCGTCAATTCTCTTCATGTTAAAGCTCCCACTGTTCGGACAGGTCAACAGGCTGCGTTACACCAGGCTGGCGGCTGTTCACATAAAATTTTATCTTTTTAACGGAGAAATTTTCCTTCAGTATGGAAAGCATACCCGTTATCAACGCCGCCGCCTGTTTTTCACCCAATTTGGACATATTGTTTTCAAAATCTCCGCCAAGATTGAGGTACAGCAGATTGTCGCTCTTAAACAGATTCAGGATTGTCACGTCCGAAGAGATAATTCCGGCTTCTTTCAGGTTTGCGAAATACATTTCAAGCAGTTTTTTCATATCCTGTTCGACAGTTCCGCGGGAAATTTCAACGCTGCGGACGGAAAAATCCTTCCCGTTCGGAATAAACAGCTTGTATTTTGCGGTTCCGTCACTTTTTGAAACAGGCGTCTGTTTTTTCTCCTGTTCCTTTCCGCTTTTCTGAAACTGAGCAGTTCCTTTTTCCGCAGCAGGCCTGTCTTCATGCCCCATAACACCGGCAAGGTAACCTGTCCCGTAATATCCCGCGGCGAATATAGCCGCAAGGAAAACGAGCATTGCCAGAATACGGACAGCCAGCGGCGTACGCGGAGGTTCGCTGTCTTCGTCGTAATCGTCCTCCGTGCCGTCTTCAAAGAGCCTGCCTTCGGTTTCTTCAAAGGCAGCTTTTTTCTTTTTCTTTCTTCCGCCGAACAGGCTTCCCTTGTCAGCGTCTTCAAAACGGCTGCGCGGCGCTTCCCCGTATTCGTCGTCCGTATCGTCAAAATCGTCGAACAATCCGCCGTTCTGCTCGCTGTATTCCGGATCGAAACGGCTGTATCGTCTTTCAGGCATTTTCTATCCCTCCCGTTGTTTTAAAACCGCTGTACGTTTCCAGCCGGTTTAAAGTTTAACGTGCGTCTGTATATAATCAACTATACCCTGCGCAAGACTGCTGACAAGGCGTTCCCTGTAGGACGCGCTGTTAAGCCTTGCCGCGTCTTCAGCGCTGCTGAGATAACCCATTTCCACCAGCACGGCAGGCATTCCCGCTCCGCGGAGAACAAAGAACGGCGCCTGGCTGACTTTTCTCATCTGCAGTCTGTTTGCTTTAATTTTCTTGTTCATTGATTCTATCAGCTGCGTGCTCTCGTTTATTTTGTTGTTCTGCTGCATGTCTCCGAGAATTTTAAGCAGCAGTCTTGTTTTTTTGTCAGCGTTTTCCAGAGCGGCGACAGAGCTGACATCCTTACTGACTTCCTTGTTTTCTTCAATGGCAAGGCGCAGAGAATCTTTGTCGCGCGGCGAAGCCATGAGGTATATTTCTATGCCTTTCGTGCTGTCACTCGGCTTTGGAAGCGAATTGCAGTGGAGAGAAACAAAGACGTCAGCGTTGTGTTTGTTCGCAAACGCCGTACGCTCCTGAAGCTTGAGGAAAACGTCCGTACTGCGCGTGTACATAACGCTGGCACCGTAATCTTTGAGAACTTTTCCAAGCTCGGTTGCAGCCTTCAGGTTTATGTCCTTCTCGCGGACACCGTGTCCCAGAGCCCCCGGGTCATGCGCTCCGTGTCCGGCGTCAATGACTATAACCGGACGGCGTTTTTTTGTAAAAACAGTTTTGGCGGTGCCGGCGGAAGCTGCCTGAACTTTTTCGGCGTTTTTTTCAACAGGCTGTTCTGCTGTCTTTTCGGGCTCCTCTGTTGTCTGTTTCTCCGGCTTCGGTGCGGCGGTTTCTTTCGCCGCTGCCTTTTTTTCGGCAGCTTTATCAGGAACGGTTTTTGTACCGGCGCCGGCAGTTTCTTTCACCGCCGGTTTCGTAAGTTTGCTTTCTGTTTCGTCGGAACGTTTTGCGTCTTTAGTCCCGCCGGCAAGCGAAATACCGGTTTCCAATGCTGTAGTTATCTCAGCCTTAACTGAAGATTTTGCCGTACTGCCGGAAATATTTTTCTTTTCTTTCTTTTCGGAAAACGAAACTGACGCGTCAATTCCCGCACTGCGGCACAAATTGTTGAAAAAATTTTCCGCAGATTTATATTCTGCCCACCAGTGCCCGTCCGCAAAACGGGCAGGAGCGCCGAACATGCTTACAACACCGTTGACGCGCGCAATTTCAGACTTGTCCCACACCTCGGCTTTTTTGCCGTTCAGAATAAATGCAGTCCCCTCCGATATATCTTTCCTTTCACAGCCAAGCAGCTGTGCCACTGTGTCAAGGGCGGCATACGTCCGGTTCGCCTCAGTCTTTGCCGGAACCTCGCCTTTGTTTACACCCTTCACAAACAGAGCTATTTCCGAAGCACAGCATGCGGAAGCCAAAACCAGCAGCAGAAACACCACCGCGAATATTCTTGTAAAAAAAGCCGTTTTCTTCATCGCTTCAACCTCTTTTACTTTCCGGCAACCGTTATGTTTTCAACAACGAGGGCGGCTGCCGAAACGGCGTCAAAAAACTGCACGTCGGAGCCCACCGCAGTTATGTTTTTCAGAAAATCAAACAAATTCGAGGCAATGGTTATGCCGCTCACGGGGCGTGTTTTCTCACCGTTTTCAATCAGCAGTCCCTTAGCACCGACGGAAAAATCTCCGCTGACAGGGTCAATTGTATGCAATCCCATAAACTCCGTGAGGTATATGCCTTTTTTAAGCGACGCTACAAGCGCCTGCTCCGTCTCGCCGCCGCCTTTCAGCACAAGATTTGAGCAGCCCGTGTTCGGCAGCGTTGAAAGTCCGCGGACACAGTTCCCTGTCGATTTTACCCCGTCCTTGTACGCGCTCTGAAGATTGTACAGATAATTCTTCGCTATGCCGTTTTCTATAAGCACGGTTTCGCCGGTCGGAACACCTTCGGAATCCCAGCAGGAGGTTCCTGCCTTCCATGGAATCCGCCCGTTGTCTGAAAGGGTAAAGCATGCCGAAGCAACGGCTTCTCCAAGCTTGCTTTTCATCATGGATCTGTTCTTCTGAATATCCGTCGCACAGAACAAATCGCCGGTAATTTCAATAAGCGATGCCGCTGCTTCCGGTTCCAGTACTATCGTGTAATTTCCCGTCTTCACAGGAGAGCCCCCGAGAGCCGAAACAGCGTCCGAAACGGCGCGGAGCGCCGTTTTTTCAACGTCAAGCTCGCAGAGCCTGTGCGAATCCATGCCGTAGCCGCCCATCTCCGTACAGCCGTTCTGCTGTGCGAGGACTACAGCCTCGCAGCTTGCGGAACTGCCTCTCTCCCAGCCCGAAAGCCCCTCTGTCGAAGCGTAAAAATCGCTGCCCCGTCCGTCCTGCCAGACAACTGCGCGTACGGAAATTATCCTGCTGTCCGCGCTGCCTGCCAAAGCCGTAAGCTGCCTGCAGCTTTCCATTCTCTGCTGCGCTGTTATTCTGTCTATTTCAGGGTCAATCCGCAAGATTTCGGGGTCGGCAAAAAGAGGTTCGCCGCTATAAAGAAAAACGCCTTCTTCCGGCTCGGCTGACCCTGCGTTTGAAAGACTCCAGTCAAGCAGTTCGGAAACGGAAGCCTTGTCAAACTTGTCGCCGCTTGCGGCACCCTGCCGTCCGCCACCGAGCAGCACGCGGACGCCGAGCGCTGAACTTGCGCCCGAAATGCACTCCTCAACCTCTCCGTCTTTAAGCGAAAGACTGTTTCCCTCACCCTCGGAATACGCAACCTCGGCGCCTTCTGCGCCCCTGCGCTTTGCCTCGGTAAGCAGCCAGTCGGCAAGAGCCTCTATATTTTCCCTGTCCGCCGGTTTCCAGTTCATTATATCGAAAGACCGAGCCTCGCCCACGGCAGTAAATTTTCGTCAACGTCTATGCCAAGCTGAATAGTCTGCCCGGGGTGTCCGTGGAAATCAGATCCGGCAGTCGGGTACAGGCCAAACCGTTTGGCTTCCTGCATGTAATCGTAATTCTGATACACGCTGTTCTTGGAATATTTTGCCTCAATTCCCCAAAGACCGTAGTCCTTGAGCCTGCAAATCAAATCTTCAAAATCCCTGCCAGTCAGCTTCGTCTGCGCAGGGTGGGCAAGCACCGGAAGCCCTCCGGCTTCAATGATGAGCTCTATGCACTCGCGCGGCGTCAGTCTTTCTCTCTGCACGTAACCGGGGGTCCCCACGCTCAGATATTTTGCAAAAGCCTCGCCGATTGAGCTGACGTAACCCTTTTTCATAAGTGCGCGGGCAATATGCGGACGCGCGATGACAAAACCGTGCGCCTCGGCGGCAACGTCGGCATAAACTATATCCAGTCCGTGCTCGCGAAGCTTGCGGCATATTTCAAGATTGCGCTGGTTTCTGTGTTCGCGGATAAACTCAAGTCTGCGCTCAAGCGCACGCGTTCCAGGCTTCAGTCTGTAACCGAGAATATGCAGCGTATAAGGAGCTTCCGCCGAAAGTTCTACACCGTTCAGCGACTGAACTCCGTGTCTGCGGCAGGCTATGTCAAAATCAAGCAGACCGTCCGTAGTATCGTGGTCAGTCAGCGTAATAAACGTCAGTCCTCTTGCTTTCGCTGCGCAGGCAAGCGCATCCGGCGTATAGGTGCCGTCCGAATATATACTGTGTACGTGCATGTCAATTCGTATCATATCTGCCTCCGTCAGCCGTTCCGTTTCGTTCGCTTAAATTACCAATTTACAAATTACCAACTGCAACTCGTAATTATTCTTTCGCTCTCAGCGCGTAAACCGCCTGTGCGGTTAAAGCCGCAAGCAGGGAAAGTTTGTCCCTGTCCTCCGTCGAAAAAAACGACGGTATGCGTGAATCTATTTCAATTACGCCAAGCACCTCGCCGCAGACAGTCATAGGCGCGGCTATCAGCGAACGCGCCTCCCTGTAAAGCGGCAGGTCCTTCTCAAAAACAACCGAAACGCGCCGATAAGGAATCATTCCGGCATAGCATTTCCAGACAATTCCGCCTGCCCTGTTCAGCTTCCGCATCGCTTTGCCATCGTGTTCCGGAAGATACAAAAGCCCGGAACCATCAGCAAGAAGCACAAAAACTTTGCATGAAGGCAGCATCCTCTGAAGAAGCGCATGGGCTTTCCATGCAGCCTCCGCATCGCTCGCGCAATAGGATAAAACGTCCGCGAAAGCGCTCATTTCGGGGAACACGGCGCGCATCATATCGCGGTAATACCGCACAAAACCACAGGCAACGCACATAACCACCAAAAGCAGGACAACGTCCGTCCAACTGAAAATATCCGTCAATGAACCGGTCAGCGCAACCGCCGAGCATATCACAAGATTGGTTCTGTGTGCCCATCTGCCGAACGCTGTCAGTCCGAGAAATGACGAAACAAGCACCAGCGCAAACAGGGAAACGGAACTGCACGCCGCCGCCGCATAACTTCCGGCAAGCAGAAAAGCAATCCACGCAACCTGCGCCCAAAAACCTTTGTGTATGAAAATAACAGACTTTCGCGCTGACGGCCTTTCAGTCTGCTTCTTTTTTCTAAATCCAAGCCTCATCAAACAAATGTTTCCCATCCAGTGTTAAAATCGAAATCCCCTCAGCGTCAGCCACCGCCACGGACGCCGGCTGTGTTCCCAAAGGACGCGACGCAGAACCGGGGTTGACAAAAATCACGTCTCCGAGTCTCTCAAGCTTTGCAACGTGCGTATGGCCGGAAATCACAAGAGACGCGCCGGCGTTTGCGGCATCGCGCCTGAGCAGCGCCGGATTATTCCCGTGCGCCATGGCGACAATTCTGCCGTTCCAGTCCACCGAAACAAACGGCTGAAGAACAGGCAGAAGCAGCTCCTGATCGCTGAAACGGTCACAATTGCCCATCGCGGCAAAAATTTCGCAGGAACAGGCGTTTATCTCATTTGCCAGACTGTCCGTCACAAAAGCTCCGTCGTAATTGTGCATCAGCACGTCACCGGCATGAAAAATCGCTCCGCAGTCGGAAAAAAGCTCAACAGCCTTTCTCCATGCCGCAGTATCGCCGTGTGTATCAGAGATAATACCTATCTTCCCGCATTCGAGCCTAAGCACGCCAACCATCCTTTTGCCACAATCAGCCGAGGTATATTATAACGCAGATTGCGCATTTTTGCTCCCGTCAAAAGTTTTGCCGCCGGCATAATTACGGGACAGAACGGCTTGGAATTTTTTCTTTTTCTTTGTGCGGCAGTGCGCGGATTGTAATATAATATTCCCAACAACAGACAACGGAGGCAGGAAGAATGGAGCTTGACATAAAAAATTTGCAGCAGCAGGACGCGGCAGGACTTGTAAAATCTCTCGAACTGGTTTCAGCAAGACTTATTGAGTGCATTACAAAAACATCGCAGACAGCCTGTTCCGCCACACCGGAAACGCAGCAGCTTTTTAATCAGTGGCTTGAGCTTGTAGGGGATCAGATTCTTGACGCCGCTGAAAACGGCGTTCTCAAACCCGGCGAACTGGCGCTTGAAATCGGCGTTACCCCCGACACGGTTATCTCTCTTGCCGTAGCGCTTCACAGACAGGGAAAGCTTCGTATCACTTCGCTCAGTGTCAGCGGCGGAAACGGATCAAATCACGACATCTGCGGATGCTTGAAAAATTAATTACCAATTACCAATGACCAATTGAGGTGTTGCAGCAAGCTGCAACGTTTTAACTTAGAACCTTAATAGAGTTAACAGACTTACAAGATTTTTTGTTTTACGCTTTTAATTTCAATGAAGGCTTGCTTGTGCCCTATGGGTACGAAGCAAGCCCGCCACAATGAATTGATAATTGGTAATTGCTTTTACAGAGGTGCTTTTAATGTTCACTCTTTCGTCTGATTTTGCGGTTTCTTATCCTATGCTTGTTCTGGTATCTTTTCTTGTGGGGCTCGGCAGTTTTGTTGACGCCTCGGCAGGCGGCGGCGGACTGATTACCGTTCCGGCGTATCTCCTCACGGGTATGCCTGCGCATTTCGCTTACGGGACAAACAAGGTTTCCGCAGCCTGCGGCACGTTCCTTGCCGCCGTTAAATTCTGGAGAAGCGGCGCAATGAATATTTTTGCGGCGTTTTGGGCAATGCTCGGTTCGCTGACAGGCTCGTACATCCTCGCGCGCGCCGCGCTTATGCTTTCCGACATGACGCTCCGCACGCTTCAGCTTGTGGTTATTCCTTTCGTGGCAGTCGTTATCCTTGCCCGCAAAAATTTCAGCGACGAGGACCGTTCGGGTATTTTTTCAGGCAGAAAACTGGGCCTTATGTCCTTCGTTATCGGCTTCTGCATAGGCGGTTACGATGCCATTATCGGTCCCGGAACGGGAACCTTCGCAATCATCGCTTTTGCCCTTGTCACAAAATTTGACCTCAAAACCGCTGCCGGAAACGCCAAAGTGCTGAACTGCGCCTCAGGCGCCGCCTCGCTTGCCGCTTTCGCCATGGCGGGAACCGTCTACTGGAAGCTCGCGGTTCCAACAACGATATGCAGTCTGCTCGGCAATCAGCTCGGCGCAAGGCTGGCGCTCAAAAACGGCGCAAAATACATCCGCCCGATGCTTATCTGCGTGCTTTCGCTGCTGCTTATCAAGCTCGCCTGCGACGTAATCGGAAGAATATAACAGCCGCCCGTTTCACTAAGCTTGAACAGCGGACGCAGAACAACGAACTGAAATCAAAAAGCGTTAACGCATATGCCGTTAACGCTTTTTCAAAACTATACTAAATTAAATAATTTTCAGTTATGACCGCATCCTAAAAGGTATGCCCCGTCTGTGTTTCGTTTTTTTGTTCTTCGTTCTTCGTTTGCCGTTCTTCGTTCTTTCCTACGCCATATTTTCTTCTTCTACAATTTTATCCGCGTTGTACATTTTGCGCAGCTTCGGTTTTTCAATTTTTCCCGTAGGGTTGCGCGGAACGTCGGCGAAGATGATTTTTACCGGGCGTTTGTAGCGCGGAAGCTGCATACAGAATTCGCGCACCGCGTCTTCCGTAAGCGTATGCCCCTGCTTAATTTCAATAATCGCCGCCGTTATTTCACCGAGGCGCTTGTCGGGAAGTCCGATGACCGCAACGTCCTTGATGTCGTCCTGTTTGTGCAGGAAATCTTCAATCTGAACAGGGTAGATGTTTTCGCCGCCTGATATTATGACGTCCTTTTTGCGGTCAACAAGGTAGTAGAAGCCTTCCTCGTCCTGTTTCGCCATGTCGCCCGTGTAGAGCCAGCCCTCAGCGTCAAGCACTTCTTTGGTCGCTTTCGGGTCGTTATAGTAGCAGAACATTACGCCGGGACCCTTTACGGCGAGTTCACCTACTTCGCCCTGCTTCACTTTCTGACGTCTGCCGTTGACTATTTTGCATTCCCAGCCGTAGCCCGGCACGCCTATTGCACCGACCTTGCGGACGTTTCTCAGTCCGAGGTGGACACAGCCCGGTCCTATGGACTCGGACAGTCCGTAGTTCGTGTCGTACTGGTGCTTCGGGAAGTAGTCTTTCCAGTGCTGTATGAGACTGCGCGGCACAGGCTGGGCGCCGATATGCATAAGCCGCCACTGGCTGAGTTCGTAGGCTTCTTTTTTCAGGTCGCCGCGGTCAAGCGCGTCAAGAATGTCCTGAGCCCACGGAACAAGCAGCCATACTATCGTGCAGTGTTCCGAGGATACTGCCTGCAGTATTGCCTCAGGCTTCGTACCCTTCAGCAGCACCGCGCGGCTTCCGCTTACAAGGCTTCCGAACCAGTGCATTTTCGCGCCTGTGTGATAGAGCGGCGGTATGCAGAGGAACACGTCGTTTTTCTTCTGTCCGTGGTGCTTTGCTTCAACCTTAGCCGCGTGCACAAGCGAACGGTGCTTGTGCAGTATCGCTTTCGGGAAGCCTGTCGTGCCGCTTGAGAAGTATATAGCGCCGAAATCGTCGTCAGTAAGCTTTATGCCCGGGCGTCTGCTTGAGTAATTCTGAACCTGCAGCGTGTAGCTTTCCGCAAAGGTCGGACAGGCGTCGCCTACGAAGAAAAGCAGACGGTTTTTGGATATTTTTTCCGCTATTTCTTCAACCCTGCCGATAAATTCAGGTCCGAAAATAAGTACGTCAGCCTCCGAAAGGTTTAGACAGTACTCTATTTCGTCCGACGAGTAGCGGAAATTAAGAGGCACCGCAAGAGCGCCGGTTTTAAGCACGCCGAAGTATATCGGCAGCCATTCAAGACAGTTCATAAGCAGAATGGCGACCTTGTCGCCTTTCTTGATTCCGCGCGCAAGCAGCATATTGGCAAAACGGTTCGCCTTTTCGTCAAAAATCTGCCAGTTTATTTCACGGCGGTACGGCTCGGGGCTTGTGGACTGTATGAGATCGTATTCCCGCCACGTTCTGCGCAGATTGTCCTGCACTGCCGGATTGAGCTCGACAAGAGCAATGTCTTCCGGATACTTGTCCGCGTTTCTTTCAAGAAGTTTTGTGATTGGCATTCATATCTCCCCCTTTAGTGTTCCGCCGCGGATGCACTTTAGCACTGTAAAGTGTTTTAGTGCGAAACAGGCATTATTATACGCGGCAAAAAGCTTTTGTCAAGACAGTTGGCACTTTCACGCCGTTGGGCTATAATCTTGCCGGTCGGCACCTGTAAAAGCGATTGCCGGTGACGAATTATCAATTACGAACGGTCGTA encodes the following:
- the rpsI gene encoding 30S ribosomal protein S9, translating into MAAKKTAAPAFIWGTGRRKNGIARVRIREGAGAFLINNREVENYFPRPIWASKAKEALAVAGLEGKIDVFVNVHGGGLTGQSGAVSLGLARAIIKFNPELRPVLKKAGLLRRDPRMVERKKVGQPKARANKQFSKR
- the rplM gene encoding 50S ribosomal protein L13, whose protein sequence is MLGTRSYMAKGEEVKRKWYVIDATDKHLGRLAVQAARILMGKDKPTYTPHVDTGDFVVIVNAEKIGLTGKKLDQETFKHHTGYMGGLRSETYKEVLERKPEHLIERVIKGMLPKTKLGRDMYRKLKVYSGPEHPHTAQQPEELK
- the secG gene encoding preprotein translocase subunit SecG — protein: MKAVLTVIHVIVCIALIAVVLMQHRKSGGFTGAFGSGTQADMSGNGTWQRMSGLHKATAGLIAAFMVLSILQLIIR
- the rdgB gene encoding RdgB/HAM1 family non-canonical purine NTP pyrophosphatase, translating into MKVVLASGNANKYKEMKEALAPAGIELVFGKELIPELDVEETGSTYAENSLLKAKAWAEATGMAALADDSGLEVEALDGLPGINSARIVSGSDADRTDWLLGELKGRENRNARFVACLTVVFTGSAQPLSVTGYCGGKIAEEPRGDSGFGYDPVFIPDGYDKSFAELGAGVKEKISHRAKALAALRQLFMRFNRTETRSGVQIFRAGK
- the rph gene encoding ribonuclease PH — encoded protein: MKRIDGRAADELRRVKLERNCNMYAEGSCLIECGNTRVLCTASVEEKVPPFLRGMGQGWVTAEYSMLPRATKERNSREISKGRPNSRGTEIQRLIGRSLRAAVKLDELGEYTITIDCDVLQADGGTRTASVTGGFVALFDALRTMEREKKLVKIPLKEQIAAVSCGMVLGVPMLDLCYAEDSSAEVDSNFVITGHGDFVEIQGTGEGRVFSPDELHRLTELAGKGVSELQRLQREALELTEYEEKLFA
- a CDS encoding GerMN domain-containing protein; amino-acid sequence: MPERRYSRFDPEYSEQNGGLFDDFDDTDDEYGEAPRSRFEDADKGSLFGGRKKKKKAAFEETEGRLFEDGTEDDYDEDSEPPRTPLAVRILAMLVFLAAIFAAGYYGTGYLAGVMGHEDRPAAEKGTAQFQKSGKEQEKKQTPVSKSDGTAKYKLFIPNGKDFSVRSVEISRGTVEQDMKKLLEMYFANLKEAGIISSDVTILNLFKSDNLLYLNLGGDFENNMSKLGEKQAAALITGMLSILKENFSVKKIKFYVNSRQPGVTQPVDLSEQWEL
- a CDS encoding N-acetylmuramoyl-L-alanine amidase, with the protein product MKKTAFFTRIFAVVFLLLVLASACCASEIALFVKGVNKGEVPAKTEANRTYAALDTVAQLLGCERKDISEGTAFILNGKKAEVWDKSEIARVNGVVSMFGAPARFADGHWWAEYKSAENFFNNLCRSAGIDASVSFSEKKEKKNISGSTAKSSVKAEITTALETGISLAGGTKDAKRSDETESKLTKPAVKETAGAGTKTVPDKAAEKKAAAKETAAPKPEKQTTEEPEKTAEQPVEKNAEKVQAASAGTAKTVFTKKRRPVIVIDAGHGAHDPGALGHGVREKDINLKAATELGKVLKDYGASVMYTRSTDVFLKLQERTAFANKHNADVFVSLHCNSLPKPSDSTKGIEIYLMASPRDKDSLRLAIEENKEVSKDVSSVAALENADKKTRLLLKILGDMQQNNKINESTQLIESMNKKIKANRLQMRKVSQAPFFVLRGAGMPAVLVEMGYLSSAEDAARLNSASYRERLVSSLAQGIVDYIQTHVKL
- a CDS encoding TldD/PmbA family protein, which codes for MNWKPADRENIEALADWLLTEAKRRGAEGAEVAYSEGEGNSLSLKDGEVEECISGASSALGVRVLLGGGRQGAASGDKFDKASVSELLDWSLSNAGSAEPEEGVFLYSGEPLFADPEILRIDPEIDRITAQQRMESCRQLTALAGSADSRIISVRAVVWQDGRGSDFYASTEGLSGWERGSSASCEAVVLAQQNGCTEMGGYGMDSHRLCELDVEKTALRAVSDAVSALGGSPVKTGNYTIVLEPEAAASLIEITGDLFCATDIQKNRSMMKSKLGEAVASACFTLSDNGRIPWKAGTSCWDSEGVPTGETVLIENGIAKNYLYNLQSAYKDGVKSTGNCVRGLSTLPNTGCSNLVLKGGGETEQALVASLKKGIYLTEFMGLHTIDPVSGDFSVGAKGLLIENGEKTRPVSGITIASNLFDFLKNITAVGSDVQFFDAVSAAALVVENITVAGK
- a CDS encoding PHP domain-containing protein, with the translated sequence MIRIDMHVHSIYSDGTYTPDALACAAKARGLTFITLTDHDTTDGLLDFDIACRRHGVQSLNGVELSAEAPYTLHILGYRLKPGTRALERRLEFIREHRNQRNLEICRKLREHGLDIVYADVAAEAHGFVIARPHIARALMKKGYVSSIGEAFAKYLSVGTPGYVQRERLTPRECIELIIEAGGLPVLAHPAQTKLTGRDFEDLICRLKDYGLWGIEAKYSKNSVYQNYDYMQEAKRFGLYPTAGSDFHGHPGQTIQLGIDVDENLLPWARLGLSI
- a CDS encoding YfcE family phosphodiesterase — protein: MVGVLRLECGKIGIISDTHGDTAAWRKAVELFSDCGAIFHAGDVLMHNYDGAFVTDSLANEINACSCEIFAAMGNCDRFSDQELLLPVLQPFVSVDWNGRIVAMAHGNNPALLRRDAANAGASLVISGHTHVAKLERLGDVIFVNPGSASRPLGTQPASVAVADAEGISILTLDGKHLFDEAWI
- a CDS encoding TSUP family transporter, translated to MFTLSSDFAVSYPMLVLVSFLVGLGSFVDASAGGGGLITVPAYLLTGMPAHFAYGTNKVSAACGTFLAAVKFWRSGAMNIFAAFWAMLGSLTGSYILARAALMLSDMTLRTLQLVVIPFVAVVILARKNFSDEDRSGIFSGRKLGLMSFVIGFCIGGYDAIIGPGTGTFAIIAFALVTKFDLKTAAGNAKVLNCASGAASLAAFAMAGTVYWKLAVPTTICSLLGNQLGARLALKNGAKYIRPMLICVLSLLLIKLACDVIGRI